One genomic segment of Pedobacter endophyticus includes these proteins:
- a CDS encoding LytR/AlgR family response regulator transcription factor yields MNLKCIVIDDEQHAIEVLTDHIAEMQGLTVFKTFTSPVQALREISVDDEIDLLFMDIDMPGINGIELAKTIREKTKYLIFTTAHPDYALQAFDVQSDQYLLKPISFAKFALGIDRILKKESTTAKASPKEVEQVAALYIKGDHKYAFSNIAIDEILYIKALQNYIQIITKSETHTTYLTLKEIEKALENNAFIRVNKSNIVAKSAIKKVDGNIIRLVNNEMIQIGEGYKDAFFAYVQSSLLKSNRNQ; encoded by the coding sequence ATGAACTTAAAATGCATTGTTATAGACGACGAGCAGCATGCGATAGAGGTGTTAACTGACCATATTGCGGAAATGCAGGGCCTAACGGTTTTTAAAACTTTTACCAGCCCTGTGCAGGCGCTCAGAGAGATCAGTGTTGATGATGAGATTGATTTATTATTTATGGATATTGATATGCCGGGTATTAACGGGATTGAACTGGCAAAAACGATCAGAGAGAAAACTAAGTATCTGATATTTACCACTGCACATCCGGATTATGCACTTCAGGCATTTGATGTGCAATCAGATCAATATCTCCTTAAGCCAATATCATTTGCAAAGTTTGCCCTGGGCATAGATCGGATTTTAAAGAAAGAGTCTACTACTGCAAAAGCTTCGCCCAAAGAGGTAGAACAGGTAGCGGCCCTTTACATTAAAGGCGACCATAAGTACGCGTTTTCTAACATCGCAATTGATGAAATACTTTACATAAAAGCTTTACAAAATTACATACAGATCATTACTAAATCTGAAACGCACACCACCTACTTAACCTTAAAGGAAATTGAAAAAGCATTAGAAAATAACGCATTTATTCGCGTAAACAAATCAAATATTGTGGCCAAGTCGGCCATTAAAAAGGTAGATGGTAATATTATACGCCTCGTGAATAATGAAATGATTCAGATTGGCGAAGGGTACAAAGACGCTTTTTTTGCGTATGTACAAAGCAGCTTGTTAAAATCTAACAGAAACCAGTAA
- a CDS encoding type I restriction enzyme HsdR N-terminal domain-containing protein, giving the protein MKYNKMELKDEIGQFAVRIKKMLPQVQSEDLTRNALVMPFIQILGFDPSEVQSEAVVDFGVKKSKKVDYTIMKDGEPTILVECKHHNDSLDIHDSRLSKYFRKTKAKYGLLTNGLVYRFYTEKMVRSKKNQEPLFEFKITDTKAATIAKMIEEHKDYFNVDHKQAKLAS; this is encoded by the coding sequence TTGAAATATAACAAAATGGAACTTAAAGACGAAATTGGGCAATTTGCCGTAAGAATCAAAAAAATGCTTCCGCAGGTTCAGTCGGAAGATTTGACCAGGAATGCGCTGGTAATGCCTTTCATCCAGATTTTAGGCTTCGATCCTTCAGAGGTTCAATCTGAGGCTGTAGTGGATTTTGGCGTTAAGAAAAGTAAAAAAGTTGACTATACTATTATGAAAGATGGCGAACCTACTATTTTGGTAGAGTGTAAACATCACAATGATAGCCTCGATATTCATGATTCTCGTTTGTCGAAATATTTCCGTAAAACCAAAGCAAAATATGGTTTATTAACCAACGGTTTGGTTTATCGTTTCTATACCGAGAAAATGGTAAGATCTAAAAAGAATCAAGAACCATTATTTGAGTTCAAAATAACTGATACAAAAGCAGCTACAATTGCAAAAATGATCGAAGAACATAAAGATTACTTCAATGTTGATCATAAACAAGCAAAATTAGCTAGCTAA
- the htpG gene encoding molecular chaperone HtpG has product MSIQEKGNISIHTENIFPIIKKFLYSDNEIFLRELVSNAVDAVQKIKRLGSLGQFNGEVGQPLVQVSVNKEAKTITISDNGLGMTAEEIKKYINQVAFSGASEFVEKFKDAKDANEIIGKFGLGFYSAFMVADLVEIQTLSYQDGAEPARWVCDGSTEFEITEGTRETRGTDIILHVNKDSEEFLEESKLQGILDKYAKFLPVPIKFGTKKESVEDGEDAEGKKQFKDVEVDNIINTTNPIWTKAPADLSDEDYLSFYRELYPFSEEPLFWIHLNVDYPFNLTGVLYFPKLKNDFEMQRNKIKLFSRQVFITDEVKDIVPEFLMLLHGVIDSPDIPLNVSRSFLQADSNVKKINNYITKKVADKLAELFNKDRKSFEEKWKDIGLFVKYGMISEDKFYDKAKDFALVGNTKNELFTLTEYKDKVAPLQTDKNGNVVYLYSNDASKQDAFIQSANKKDYDVLVLDSPIDNHFINQLEQKLEKTSIKRVDSSVADKLIEKDEVNEHVLSEDQVKEVTSIFEKAITKPGMQVEVVALNPDELPVTITMDEFMRRMKDMAAMGGGMGFYGQMPDNYKVAINGNHKLVSKILKAEGEEQTNLAKQAVDLALLAQGMLTGADLTAFVSRSVELI; this is encoded by the coding sequence ATGAGCATACAAGAAAAAGGAAACATTTCGATACATACCGAGAACATTTTCCCGATTATTAAGAAATTTTTATACTCCGATAACGAGATTTTTCTTCGTGAGTTAGTTTCTAACGCAGTAGATGCAGTTCAAAAAATTAAAAGGCTGGGTTCTTTGGGTCAGTTTAATGGCGAAGTGGGTCAACCATTGGTACAAGTTTCGGTTAACAAAGAAGCTAAAACCATTACCATTAGCGATAACGGCTTGGGTATGACGGCCGAAGAAATAAAAAAATACATCAACCAGGTTGCGTTCTCCGGTGCAAGTGAGTTTGTAGAAAAGTTTAAAGATGCTAAAGATGCCAATGAAATTATTGGTAAATTCGGTTTAGGCTTCTATTCTGCATTTATGGTTGCAGATTTAGTCGAAATTCAAACCTTATCCTACCAGGATGGTGCCGAACCAGCACGCTGGGTGTGCGATGGCAGCACGGAATTCGAGATTACCGAAGGCACCAGAGAAACCCGTGGTACCGATATTATCCTTCACGTTAACAAAGATTCTGAGGAGTTTTTAGAAGAGTCGAAACTGCAGGGTATTTTAGATAAATATGCTAAATTTTTGCCCGTTCCAATTAAGTTTGGCACTAAAAAAGAATCGGTTGAAGATGGTGAAGACGCCGAAGGTAAAAAACAATTCAAAGATGTTGAAGTAGATAACATCATCAACACTACAAACCCGATCTGGACGAAAGCGCCTGCAGATTTGTCAGACGAGGATTACTTAAGTTTCTACCGCGAGTTATATCCATTTAGTGAAGAGCCTTTATTCTGGATTCATTTAAATGTTGATTATCCCTTTAATTTAACGGGCGTATTGTATTTCCCTAAGTTGAAAAACGACTTCGAAATGCAACGCAACAAAATCAAGCTATTTTCTCGTCAGGTATTTATTACCGACGAGGTTAAAGACATCGTACCTGAGTTTTTAATGTTGCTACACGGTGTAATCGATTCGCCGGATATTCCGTTAAACGTATCACGCAGTTTCTTACAGGCCGATAGCAATGTGAAAAAAATCAACAACTACATTACTAAAAAGGTTGCCGATAAACTGGCTGAACTGTTTAACAAAGACCGTAAATCGTTCGAAGAAAAATGGAAAGATATTGGTTTGTTTGTAAAATACGGCATGATCAGCGAAGACAAGTTTTACGATAAAGCTAAAGACTTCGCCTTAGTTGGCAATACTAAAAACGAACTTTTTACTTTAACAGAATATAAAGACAAAGTTGCGCCTTTGCAAACAGATAAAAATGGAAACGTAGTTTATCTGTACTCGAACGATGCCTCGAAACAGGATGCCTTCATTCAATCGGCGAACAAAAAGGACTACGATGTTTTAGTTTTAGATTCGCCAATCGACAACCATTTCATTAACCAGCTGGAGCAGAAGTTAGAAAAAACCTCAATCAAACGTGTCGATTCGAGCGTTGCTGATAAACTCATAGAAAAAGATGAGGTTAATGAGCATGTGTTGAGCGAAGACCAGGTAAAAGAGGTAACTAGCATTTTCGAAAAGGCAATTACCAAGCCAGGTATGCAAGTGGAAGTGGTGGCCTTAAACCCCGATGAGCTACCCGTTACCATTACCATGGATGAGTTTATGCGCCGGATGAAAGATATGGCAGCAATGGGCGGCGGAATGGGCTTTTATGGCCAGATGCCAGACAATTATAAAGTAGCTATTAACGGTAACCACAAATTGGTTAGCAAAATATTAAAGGCCGAGGGCGAAGAGCAAACCAACCTCGCTAAGCAAGCGGTTGATTTGGCTTTATTAGCGCAAGGAATGTTAACCGGAGCAGATTTAACGGCATTTGTAAGCAGAAGTGTTGAGCTGATTTAA